One genomic segment of Carassius auratus strain Wakin chromosome 29, ASM336829v1, whole genome shotgun sequence includes these proteins:
- the LOC113048300 gene encoding uncharacterized protein LOC113048300 → MFHMREVKIGESVCLSVLLFSGLVSCSGDFGSPITDDVATLDTLSENIPSDYKIPIEFITQDVGGACWLYLNLYKVERSLRTLAKKFGNLSTNKANITIFITMLEGFHFTLDKEELEVTMQTFECHYRRRKWPTRRYFSHVKKVLTAAGSTLGKFDDCTPPPCQIPTAPPFTPGQSRQQSSMNGAIHGLLVLFIIPSMALLVLSVRMVFRSSNCCMQRMHEVSFNEPHDGAEESRTGPHSGAAQGDPDSSSSSQQDRAWVDSLGCADTEV, encoded by the exons ATGTTCCACATGAGGGAGGTTAAG ATTGGAGAAAGCGTTTGTCTATCAGTGTTGCTTTTTTCTGGGCTTGTGTCCTGCTCAGGTGATTTTGGAAGCCCTATAACAGATGATGTGGCCACGTTGGACACACTG AGTGAAAACATTCCCAGTGACTACAAAATACCTATCGAATTCATCACCCAGGATGTG GGTGGAGCTTGCTGGCTATATTTGAACCTGTATAAAGTTGAAAGAAGTTTAAGAACATTGGCCAAAAAGTTTGGAAACCTGTCCACCAATAAAGCGAACATCACTATTTTTATAACAATGCTGGAGGGTTTTCATTTCACTCTGGACAAAGAGGAGCTG GAGGTGACAATGCAAACATTCGAGTGCCACTATAGAAGGAGAAAGTGGCCGACTAGACGTTACTTTAGCCATGTTAAAAAGGTCCTTACAGCGGCTGGATCTACGCTTGGCAAGTTTGATGACTGCACACCTCCTCCTTGCCAGATCCCCACAGCTCCTCCATTCACACCAg GTCAAAGCAGACAGCAGAGCAGTATGAACGGAGCGATTCACGGGCTCTTGGTGCTGTTCATCATCCCAAGCATGGCACTTCTGGTCCTCTCTGTCAGGATG GTATTCAGAAGCAGCAACTGTTGTATGCAAAGAATGCATGAAGTCAGCTTCAATGAGCCCCATGACGGAGCTGAAGAAAGCAGAACTGGGCCCCACAGCGGAGCTGCACAAGGGGACCCCGATTCCAGCTCTAGCAGCCAGCAGGACAG GGCGTGGGTGGATTCTTTAGGGTGTGCAGACACAGAGgtgtaa
- the LOC113048298 gene encoding lipase maturation factor 2-like: MGEVKTPRQWFLWSIALIYVCAFASIYVQIPGLYGDEGIVPVRLQMPKVQRPLLEQESLLCLGPSLGLAPQQTLELICLLGVALGLGAVLLEPLRDSLIYLCLQALYLSLYNVGGDFLQSEWDVLLLESGVLAVLVAPLGLLCRHSSYRYHDPVSFWLTRWLFFRLTFGTGVSKLASGDPAWYNLSALSHHLENQMSPTLLAWYVHQLPDWLLRLGAVVVLQSEIIVPLVTFFAPIRRLRLFGFYVQLFLQLCSILTGNCSLLNLLRITLSFSLLDDDHFNSDSNSGPKKKKGQEKKPRSSGQALVSYLTLLVELAVYLFILYCFITLLKIQINWEEKTLSSKTSFDQNGFNAFLEVFQELTIWIGVLSFTWEAVSAMLNCACTRGIASKLWSLLQWALITAAAAAVFALSVVPYTSMAGMSVSKVLPAVRDAYSAVERYQLVGAYGIQHRLISAEGRPEIILEGSYDGLTWTEMNPMYKPGDVNAVPPLVGPHQPRLEWLMWQAAQGGDDTSPWFTGLIQRLLQGKPEVVSLLQVDEAQYPFSQRPPALIKANLYNYHFTDPAKDKTHLQNWWRRQYKKEFFPIVNLDDPTLKKLLEESGLKEKSPVQPVSDMPVSQVLSLIRGHVKGFSGSFVLSALLATLASIFLIKAVFSWASGSRKPRPASADHKPKKPKEPSEMVEKSQAPAASNRGSKKDSNEKKDSDRSPRKRK, translated from the exons ATGGGGGAAGTAAAAACGCCCAGGCAATGGTTCTTGTGGAGCATTGCACTTATTTACGTGTGTGCTTTTGCATCCATCTACGTTCAAATACCAG GTTTGTATGGAGATGAGGGTATTGTCCCTGTGCGCCTGCAGATGCCAAAAGTGCAGCGGCCCCTACTGGAACAGGAGTCCCTTCTGTGTCTGGGGCCGTCTCTGGGTCTGGCCCCCCAGCAGACCTTGGAGCTCATTTGCCTGCTTGGAGTGGCACTAGGCCTGGGTGCCGTGCTGCTGGAGCCCCTGAGAGACAGTCTGATCTACCTCTGCCTGCAGGCCCTCTACCTTTCACTCTATAAT gtCGGTGGAGACTTCCTCCAGTCTGAATg GGACGTGCTGCTGTTGGAGTCTGGGGTTCTGGCTGTGCTTGTAGCTCCGCTGGGTCTGCTGTGCCGTCACTCCTCTTACAGATATCATGACCCCGTGAGCTTCTGGTTGACCCGTTGGCTGTTTTTCCGGCTGACATTCGGCACAGGTGTGAGTAAGCTGGCCAGTGGCGACCCTGCGTGGTATAACCTGTCAG CACTGAGTCATCATTTGGAGAACCAGATGAGCCCCACTCTTTTGGCCTGGTACGTCCATCAGCTTCCTGATTGGCTGCTGAGATTAGGAGCAGTGGTTGTGTTGCAGAGCGAGATCATTGTTCCTCTTGTGACGTTCTTTGCTCCCATCCGGCGTTTGAGACTGTTCGGCTTTTATGTTCAG cTGTTTCTCCAGCTCTGCTCCATCCTCACTGGTAACTGCAGTCTTCTGAACCTGCTGAGAATCACCCTAAGCTTCTCATTGCTGGATGATGATCATTTCAACTCTGACTCTAATTCTGGTCCAAAGAAGAAGAAGGGGCAGGAAAAAAAGCCTAGAA GCTCCGGACAGGCCTTGGTCTCTTATTTGACGCTGCTGGTGGAGTTGGCGGTCTACCTGTTCATCCTCTACTGTTTCATTACTCTCTTAAAGATACAGATTAACTGGGAAGAAAAAACTCTGTCATCCAAAACAA GTTTCGATCAAAATGGATTTAATGCGTTTCTGGAGGTTTTTCAGGAGCTCACTATCTGGATCGGTGTCCTGTCGTTCACCTGGGAAGCGGTGTCTGCCATGCTCAA TTGTGCGTGTACACGAGGTATTGCCAGCAAGCTCTGGTCTCTCCTTCAGTGGGCGCTCATCACAGCGGCTGCCGCGGCCGTCTTTGCTCTCAGTGTG GTTCCATACACATCCATGGCTGGCATGTCAGTCAGTAAAGTATTACCTGCAGTGCGAGACGCGTACAGCGCCGTAGAGAGGTACCAGCTGGTCGGGGCATACGGCATCCAACACAGACTGATCTCTGCCGAGGGAAGGCCTGAGATCATTTTAGAGGGCAGCTATGATGGGCTGACATGGACG GAAATGAACCCTATGTATAAACCAGGAGATGTGAATGCAGTCCCACCCCTAGTAGGACCTCACCAGCCACGGCTGGAGTGGCTGATGTGGCAGGCCGCTCAAGGGGGGGATGATACAAGCCCCTGGTTTACAGGTCTCATACAGCGCCTCCTACAGGGTAAACCCGAGG TGGTTAGTCTGCTTCAGGTGGATGAAGCTCAGTACCCCTTTAGTCAGAGACCACCAGCGCTAATCAAAGCCAATCTTTATAACTATCACTTCACAGATCCTGCTAAAGACAA GACCCATCTGCAGAACTGGTGGAGGCGGCAGTACAAAAAGGAGTTTTTTCCCATTGTGAACCTCGATGACCCCACGCTTAAGAAGCTGTTAGAGGAGTCTGGACTGAAG GAGAAGTCCCCGGTTCAGCCCGTCTCCGACATGCCTGTATCCCAAGTTCTGAGCCTCATTCGGGGCCACGTCAAAGGCTTCTCGGGGTCCTTCGTGCTTTCAGCACTGTTAGCTACTTTAGCCAGCATCTTCCTTATCAAAGCCGTCTTCTCCTGGGCTTCAGGGAGCCGAAAACCTAGACCAGCTTCAGCTGATCACAAACCTAAGAAACCCAAAGAGCCCTCTGAGATGGTGGAGAAAAGCCAAGCACCAGCTGCATCCAACCGGGGCAGCAAGAAGGACTCCAATGAAAAAAAGGACTCTGACAGGAGCCCCCGCAAGAGGAAATGA